A single region of the Sorghum bicolor cultivar BTx623 chromosome 9, Sorghum_bicolor_NCBIv3, whole genome shotgun sequence genome encodes:
- the LOC110430430 gene encoding uncharacterized protein LOC110430430 — MKKKTARKDKEVEEDKKEAPSKQENTKFYGKTAPHEFYDTNILLPFPRTRKPTTDEQFGKFVEVIRQLYVNIPLLDAMQVPTYDKYLRDILNNKRPLPTTEVIKLTEECSAAILNQLPEKKKDPGCPTIDCSIGTHHFEHALCDLGASVSVMPKVIFDKLTHAVLSPTSIHLQLADQSIRHPAGVAENIPVKIREFLVPVDFVVLDMEVDEKTPLILGRPFLSTANAHIDVGAGEIQFTINGAQEKFNFKPKVVQCSRILAVDVATVTFITRPKKKTNPTPRAKSKKIWKKKVIQPMTPPKKISVSTQGGGPVLRT; from the coding sequence ATGAAAAAAAAGACTGCAAGAAAAGATAAGGAAGTTGAGGAAGACAAGAAAGAAGCACCATCTAAGCAGGAAAACACCAAGTTCTATGGAAAGACAGCTCCGCACGAGTTCTACGACACCAACATTCTGCTGCCAtttccaagaacaaggaagccAACCACCGATGAACAATTCGGGAAGTTTGTTGAGGTAATTCGGCAATTATATGTCAATATTCCACTACTTGATGCAATGCAGGTTCCAACCTATGACAAGTATTTGAGAGACATCCTCAACAACAAACGCCCGCTGCCTACAACTGAGGTGATTAAGCTAACAGAAGAATGCAGCGCGGCGATACTAAACCAACTAccagaaaagaagaaggaccctGGATGTCCTACCATCGACTGCTCCATTGGGACACATCACTTCGAGCATGCACTGTGCGACttgggagcaagtgtcagtgtcatGCCAAAGGTAATATTTGATAAACTAACCCATGCTGTTTTGTCCCCTACATCAATACATTTGCAGTTAGCGGATCAGTCAATTCGCCATCCTGCGGGGGTAGCTGAGAATATCCCCGTAAAGATACGCGAGTTCCTGGTCCCTGTGGATTTCGTGGTACTCGACATGGAGGTGGATGAAAAGACTCCACTTATCCTGGGAAGACCATTTCTCAGCACTGCTAATGCACATATTGACGTTGGAGCCGGAGAAATTCAATTTACAATCAATGGGGCCCAGGAGAAGTTCAACTTCAAACCAAAGGTAGTGCAATGCTCACGAATCTTGGCAGTGGATGTGGCAACCGTCACATTCATAACTAGGCCAAAGAAAAAGACCAATCCAACGCCAAGAGCAAAGAGCAAGAAAATATGGAAGAAGAAGGTAATACAACCGATGACACCTCCGAAGAAAATTTCTGTATCAACTCAAGGAGGAGGTCCTGTTCTAAGGACCTGA